From the Mesorhizobium koreense genome, the window AATATGCCAGATAGAAGGTCAATCGGACCGATGCTTTGGAATCGTATTGCAAGAGATGCTATATGACCAACTAACTGGTCAGGAACAATAATATGCAAACGGTCAATCTGGCGGACGCGAAGACCCGTCTCAGCGAATTAGTGAACAAAGCCGAAGCCGGCGAAACGGTATGTATTACTCGCCGGGGAAAGCTCGTCGCACAGATCGTCCCGGTTCCGAGCAAGCCCAGGCTAATCGACCTGGCCGCCCTGCAAGCGGCGTCGTCGGCGATCCGGCCGCAGCCTGAGAGCGCCGGAGATTTCATGCGGCGGATGCGGGACGACGAACGCTACTGATGTTCTATGTCGACACATCGGCCATAGTCTCCGTCTTGACCACTGAAGCGGCGATCAAAGGGTGCAACATTGGATAGCGGCGCAACGTGCCGGGAACGTGGCCATCAGCGAATGGACAATCACGGAATTTTCCACCGCCCTGTCCGTTAAACTACGAATGGGCCACCTCGACCCGGCCGAGCAGGAAGTGGCGCTCTCGGCCTTTCGAAAGAACGTGATCGACTCCTGCATCGTCTTGCCGATCAGCAGCGATCACTTTCACTCGGCCGCAAGGCTCGCGGACCGGCACCCGCTTGGCCTGCGCGCTGGAGATGCTCTACATTTGGCGATAGCTATTGAAAGCGATGCTACCTTGTGCACGCTGGACAAGCGACTATCGGAATCGGGCCAAGCGATCGGCGCCGAGACACTTTTACTTTAGCCTTGCGCCTACCCTGTGCCATAAGCGGGCCATGCAGAATCTCCCCGACGCCGCTCGCTTCGCTCATGTCACGGACTGGGTGTTCGACCTCGACAACACGCTCTATCCGCATCACACGAATCTCTTCGCGCAGATCGACGTGAAGATGACCGCCTATGTCGCGAACTTCCTGAAGCTGCCACTCGAGGAGGCGCGCAAGCTGCAGAAGGAGCTTTACCTTCAATACGGCACGACGCTGAAAGGGCTGATGGAACGGCACGGCATCGACGCCGACGAGTTCCTGCGCATCGTCCACGACATCGACTATTCGGGACTGAAGCCGAACCCGATCCTCGGCGAAGCCATCACCTCGCTGCCCGGCCGGAAATTCATCTTCACCAATGGCGACCGCGGCCACGCCGAGCGTACGGCCCGCGCGCTCGGCATCCTCGACCATTTCGACGACATCTTCGATATCGTTGCCGCGAAGCTGACGCCGAAGCCGGCACGAGAGACCTATGACACGTTCCTCGGTCTGCATGGCATCGCCTCGAGCAGCGCCGTCATGTTCGAGGACCTGCCGCGCAACCTCGTAGCGCCCAAGGCACTCGGCATGACAACCGTGCTGATCGTGCCACGCGACTTCCAGCCCACTTTCACCGAAACCTGGGAGAACGATCCGGAATTTACCGAAAGCGTCGATTTCGTCACCGACGACCTTGCCGGATTCCTCGGAAAGATAGCACCGGTGCGATAGAGCCGGGATCAGTCCATCTTCATATGGTCCGTGGAGTGGTCCATCGATTCGGGCGCGCCCTTGGCGTTGGCGGCCCCGACCGGCATATTGATCTCCACCTTGCCTGCCTTCTCGAATTCGAGCGTGACCGGGACCGTGTCGCCCTTACGGAAGGGCTTCTTCACATCCATGAACATCAGATGGAAGTGGCCGGGCGTCAGTTCGACCGTTTCCCCGGCTGGAATTTCGAGACCGCCCTCGACCGGCCGCATGACCATGACATTGTCCTTCATGACCATGGAATGGATTTCCGCATGGCCGGCATCCGGCGAGGAGATGGAGAGCAGCCTATCGGCGCTCTTCCCGTTGTTCGTGATGGAGAAATAGCCGCCGCCGACCGGCTGGCCGGGCAGCATGGCGCGGGTCCAGATCGAGCCGATTTCGATCTCGCCAACCGTGACCGTGTCGCCACCGGCCTTATCGGGCATGGTTTTCATCGCCGCGGCAAGCGTCGGCTGCTCGATGGCGCGCAGATAGGAATGAAGCGGAGGGGCAGGAGGATAAGCCCCCGCCGTCACGGCGGAAGCCGCGGTCAACGCCAGCGCCGCTGCAAGCTGAAGCGTATATCTGTGGATCGGATGCAAGGAATACTGGCGCATCGAACTCCCCTTCCTGTGGTCATGCAAGATAGCGGAGAGCCGGGCGGAAAGAAGGCGCCCGGATGCGGCATCACGGCGCGCGGCATCCCGGCACGTGACGCCGCGTCGCAGCCGGCCGTCATCGCCCCGCGTAGAAATCGGCGATGATCTTCCAGGCCGCGTCGGCGGTGTCGACGAAGGAGATGATGTCCTGGTCGCCAGGTGAAATGGTCCCCTGTTCGGCCAGGAAATCGAGGTTGATCGCCCTGTCCCAGAACTCCTTGCCGAACAGGATCACCGGCACCCGCTCCATGCGGCCGGTCTGGATCAGCGTCAGCGCCTCGAAGAATTCGTCCATCGTGCCGAAGCCTCCCGGAAAGACGGCGACGGCCTTGGCGCGCATCATGAAATGCATCTTGCGGATGGCGAAATAGTGGAAATTGAAGCAAAGTTCCGGAGTCACGTAGAGGTTTGGCGCCTGCTCGTGCGGCAGCACGATGTTGAGGCCGATCGACGGCGCGCCGACATCGGCCGCGCCCCGGTTTCCCGCCTCCATCACGCCCGGGCCACCGCCGGTCACCACGACATATTCGTGATAGCCGGAGCGTGCCGATTCCTTCGAGCAGAGCTGAGCGAAGCGGCGCGCCTCGGCATAGTAGCGGCTATTGGCCTCGAGGTTCTTCTTCTGCGTCTCGTTCTTGGCCGCCCAGGCGTCGGCTCCCGGCTCCGGCAGGCGCGCGCCGCCGAACAGGATCACCGTCGACTGGATGCCGCGCGCGGCAAGCGCCATCTCGGTCTTGAGCAGTTCGAGTTGCAGCCTGACCGCGCGCAGTTCGCGCCTCGTCAGGAAATCGTCGTCGGCATAGGCCAGCCGATAGGTCGGCGAACGCGTCTGCGGCGTATCCGGAACGCTGCGCGCAACGTGGAGATCCTCGTCCGAATGGGCGAGCGGCGTCCATCCGGACTTTTCCATGGGATTCATGATTTTACCCCGTACCCTTTTTCGTCCTGTCGGCGCCGTCCCGTGGCGCTCGCACAATTGACCCTCATCTGACCATGACATAGGGTCCGCGCGACTTCAGATCAGCTTAATGCCCGCGCCTTAACAGCGCGTAAGGGAGTGGACATGCCGACAGCCGACCTCGCCTCGCTGGAAGAAATCATCGACACGGCGTTCGAGGAGCGCGAGACCGTTTCCACCGCCACGCGCGGCGCTGTTCGCGATGCCGTGGAGACGGCGCTTTCGCTGCTCGACAGAGGCGAGGCGAGGGTGGCGGAACGCCGGGCGGACGGCACATGGCACGTCAACCAGTGGCTGAAGAAGGCCGTCCTTCTTTCCTTCCGCCTCAATCCTATGGAGGTTATCGGGAACGGACCGGGCGGCGCGGTCTGGTGGGACAAGGTGCCCTCGAAATTCGACGGCTGGAGCACCAACGAGTTCGAGAAGGCCGGCCTGCGCGCCGTACCCAACTGCATCGTGCGCCGCTCCGCCTACATCGCCAAAGGCGTGGTGCTCATGCCCTCCTTCGTCAATCTCGGCGCGTATGTCGGCGAGGGCACGATGGTCGACACATGGGCGACCGTCGGCTCCTGCGCGCAGATCGGCAAGAATGTGCATCTTTCGGGCGGGGTCGGCATCGGCGGCGTGCTGGAGCCGATGCAGGCGGGACCGACCATCATCGAGGACAATTGCTTTATCGGCGCGCGTTCCGAAGTGGTCGAAGGATGCATCGTGCGCGAGGGTTCGGTGCTCGGCATGGGCGTGTTCATCGGCAAGTCGACCAAGATCGTGGACCGCGCCACCGGCGAGGTCTTCTACGGCGAGGTGCCGCCCTACTCCGTGGTGGTCGCAGGCGCGCTTCCCGGCAAGCCGATGGGCAACGGTGAGCCTGGACCCGCCCTCTATTGCGCGGTGATCGTCAAACATGTGGACGAGAAGACGCGCTCGAAGACCTCTATCAACGAGCTTCTCCGTGATTGAAGCCAAGGGTGGCCAGGTGCGTCCTTCGAGGCTCGCTGCGCTCGCACCTCAGGATGAGGGAGGGTGGTGCCCAAGATCTCATTCTGAAAAGCAAACGAAGTGGATGCGGGTAACGCCCTGCAGAATGTTGGCTACCAACAGTCCTCGGGCGAAGCAGGCATGGGCAAGACCCCGCGGAACGCCTTTCACCAACGGTCCTCATTCTGAGGTGCGAGCGAAGCGAGCCTCGAAGGGCGCACCGCGCCAACCACACGGGAGCCGTGCCGTTGGATAGCAGGCAAATCCTCTGGCTGTTCTTCGGTGTTTCAGGCCGGCTTTCGCGCGCGCCCTATTTCCTGGCGGGGCTGTTCGCGCAACTGGTGCCGGCCTTCATACTCTACCGCTTCACGCTGGTACCGGAAACAAGCGGCTCGAGCGAGGTGCTGGCGACGATCTTCTGGCTAGCGCTCATCCTGTCGGTCTGGTCGAACATCACGCTCGGCATCAAGCGCCTGCACGATCTCGGCCAGCCGGGCATCGTCGCAGTCTCGCTGCTCGTCCCCGTCGTCTCCTATTTCGTCTTCATCTTCCTGTGCTTCTACCCGGGGAATGCGGGGCCGAACCGCTTCGGCGCTTATACCAATTCACCCCGATAGCGATCAGCCATGCAGGCGTTCAGACGCCGGCAAGCCGCCTGAGGTCGTCCACGGCTCCGGGAGCGGCGGCAATCACCGACGCGCCACTGGTCAGTCCTGCGCCCGCAACCGGAAACGGCAGGTGCCAGCCACCCGCCTCCGCGATGAGGCAATAACCGCCGAGACAATCCCATGCATGCATGTAGGGCTCGTAATAACCGGCGAGTTTTCCCGCCGCGACATAGGCAAGGGTGAGCGCGCCGGAGCCGTTGCGCATGAAATTGCCGCCTTCCTCCAGAAGCCGGCGGATGAAACCGGCGACGCCTTCCGGCGAGGCGTGATGATTGGCGCCGAAGCCGATGGTCCGGTTTTTTATCGTCAACGAATTGTCGAGAAGCAGCGGGCGGCCGTTGAGCGTCGCGCCGAGGCCCTCGCCCGCCGCGTAAAGCTCGTCGACGCAAGGCGCATAGATCGCCCCGACGACGACCTTTTCGCCCTTCAGCACCGCGATCGACACGCACCAGGACGGCATGCCCGCGACGAAGGGGATGGTGCCGTCGATGGGATCGATCACCCAGATGTATTCATTCTCGCCGGCGGCAAGCCCGTATTCTTCTCCGAGAACCCCATCACCGGGAAAACCGGCCGCGATACGCGAGCGGATGAGTTCCTCCACCTCGCGATCGGCCGCCGACACGACGTCATGCAGGTTTTCCTTGCTCTCGATGACGAGCCGGTCCCGCGCCTTGAAATGGGCGAGCGCCAGCGCACCGGCGGCTCGCCCGATCTCTTTCGCGAGTTCGAAGCGGGACTGAATATCGACGGATACATGCACCGTCATCTTGCGTCGCCGCCTCCGCTTCCTGTTGCCGGATGATTTTTGCAATCGTGTGCAACGGTGTAGCCGCCGGACGCCGAAAGTCAAGCGCACGGCTCTTGCACTATTGGCGAAAGCAAGGTTGCTGGTGCGTTCTTCGAGGCTCGCTGCGCTCGCACCTCAGGATGAGGAAGTCCGTGACTGTCATCCCAGGTCCGGATGCGTAGTGGCCAACGTACTTAACTCTGAATCTCTCTGAGCTTGAGATGACGAGCGCCAACCTCCCTCATCCTGAGGTGCGAGCGCAGCGAGCCTCGAAGGACGCACCGTCAGGTCACCTCTCCGGCAGCGCGTAGGCGATGATGGCATCGCCCGCCTTGGTGCCGGTGGAGCCATGGCCGCCGGCGACGATCAGCACATATTGGCGGCCATCCGATCCCTGATAGCTCATCGGCGTCGCCTGGCCGCCGGCCGGCAGCCGGTGCTCCCAGAGCTTGTGGCCTGTGGTCAAATCATAGGCGCGCACATAGTAGTCCAGCGCGCCCGAGTAGAAGGCGAGGCCGCCGGCCGTCACCATCGGGCCGCCGATGCCCGGTACGCCCATCCTGAAGGGCAGAGGCAGCGGCGAGAGATCACGCACCGTGCCGTTCTTGTGCTGATAGACGGTCTGGCCGCTTCTGAGGTCAACGCCGGCGACATAGCCCCATGGCGGAGCCTGGCAAGGCAGGCCGATCGGCGACAGGAATGGCTCCATCTTGGCGGCATAGGGTGCGCCGTAATTCTCGTTGAGGCCCGGCTTGCCGTCCGAGACATAGTTTGCCGTGTCGTTCGCGCGCGGGATCAGCGTCGAGGTGAAGGCGAGATAGACCGGCGTCGCGAATATCACCTGGCGGACCGGGTCGACGGCGACACCGCCCCAGTTGAAGGTGCCGAAATTGCCCGGATAGATGATCGATCCCTTAACCGAGGGCGGCGTGTAGCGGCCGTCATAGTTGAGCGAACGGAAAAGGATTCGGCAGGCCATCTGGTCGAACATGGTGGCGCCCCACATGTCGCTTTCGGTCAGCCGCGCGGGGTTGAAGGAGATTGTCGAAATAGGCTGGGTGGGCGCCGTTTTGTCGCCCTTCGCCGCTCCCGTCGGGGCAGGCTTTTCGGTGACGGGAAGGAGCGGCTTTCCGGTGCGCCGGTCGAGCAGATAGATATCGCCCTGCTTTGTCGGCTGCAGGAGCGCGGGTACGACGCCGTCCGGTCCGTGCCAATCGAGCAATTCCGGCTGGGCGGGCATGTCCATGTCCCACAGATCGTGGTGTACCGCCTGGAAAACCCAGCGCACCTGCCCGGTCAGGATATCGAGCGCGACGACGGAGGAGGAATATTTCTCGACATTCGCGCTGCGGTTGCCGCCGAACTGGTCGGGCGGCGCGTTGCCCATCGGCACATAGACGAGGCCGAGGTCCGGATCGGCGCTCAGGATCGACCAGCTATTCGGCGAATTGTGCGTGTAGGTCTGGCCCGGCGCGATCGGCTGGGTTGCATCCGGGTTGCCGCTGTCCCAGTTCCAGACGAGCTTGCCGGTCGTCTCGTCATAGGCGCGGATGACGCCGGACGGTTCCTGCGTCGAAACATTATCGTTGACCGCGCCGCCAACTATGATCAGTCCGCGTGCGACGACCGCCGGCGAGGTCGAATAGTAGAAGCCCGGGGTCAGGTCCGGCATGTTCGCCGTGAGGTCGATAACGCCCTTGTCGGCGAAATCCTCGCAGACCTTGCCGGTCTCCGCGTCGAGCGCGATCAGCCGCGCATCGGAAGTCGGCAGCAGGATGCGCGCCTTGCAAACCGAGGCACCGACAGCCGATGCCGGCGCGTCATAAGTGACACCCCGGCAGGTCTGGTGCTGGCGGTTTATGTTCTTGCCGATCTTGGGATCGTAGCGCCAGCGTTCCTTGCCGGTATCGGCATCGAGCGCGATGGCGATATCGTGCGGCGTGCACAGATAAAGCGTGTTGCCGATCTTGAGTGGTGTCACCTCATAGGTGGTCTCGACCGGATCGCCCTCACCGCGCACATCGCCCGTGTGATAGGTCCAGGCGACTTTGAGCCCGGCGACATTGGCCGGCGTGATCTCCGTCAACGGCGAATAGCGCAGGCCGGCGCTGGTGCGGCCGTAGACCGGCCAGTCGCCATCAGGAATATTCGAGTTCGGTTTGGCCCCGCCGGCGGCCGCAGTCGGCAGTGAGCCGGTAAGATCGTTGGTCGGCGTCGCCATTGCATAGGCAGCAACCACAATGCCGGCGACGACAGCCGCCGTCAGCGGCAGGCCGTTCCAACTGAAGGCGGAGGCGTGGCGCGGGCGCTCGGGATTACGCAACTCGCGTGTCACCCATGGCATCAGGAGCCAGATACCGACGATAATGATGATGTCGCCGCGTGGCGCCAGTCGCCACCAGTCGAAGCCGGCCTCGTAGATCGCCCAGACAAGCGTGCCGAAGGTGACCAGCGCATAAATCCACAGAGCCGTGGGAGAGTGGCGCCAGAGGAAATAAGCGGTGACGAGGAAGCCGAGGCCGATGACGGCATAATACCACGAGCCGCCGAGAACGATCAGCCAGACGCCGCCGCCCAGCAGCACCAAGCCGAGCAGCGCCATGACGATGGCGGAAAAGCGAGCCACCCTACCCTCCGCAATGATTAGGTGCCATTATTCCCATCAAACGCGGCGCCCACGAAATCGTTCCACGCGACCGTTCGCCGGCTATCGACCGTAGCCGCGCAAGCCACAATTCAATCGTGACACGCCAAGGCGATTCGATTATCCATCGCCCCCATGAACGGCCCGACCGACCCCGCCAACAATCTCGCCGCACTGATCCGTTGCCCCTCCGTGACGCCGGCCGATGCCGGCGCGCTAGCGGCGCTTGCCGGCATGCTGGAGCCACTCGGCTTCTCGATCGAGCGACCCGTCTTCTGCGAGGACGGCACTCCCGACATCGAGAATCTCTACGCCCGGCTTTCGGGCAATGGAAAGCATCTCATGTTCGCCGGCCATACCGATGTCGTGCCGCCGGGCGACGAGACGGCATGGACGCATCCGCCATTCGCGGCGGAGACCGACAACGGCTTCCTCTACGGACGCGGCGCGGTGGACATGAAGGGCGGCATCGCATGCTTCGTCGCGGCGGTCGCGCGCCACATCGCGGAGCATGGCCGCTTGAAGGGTTCGATCTCGCTTCTCATCACCGGCGACGAGGAAGGCCCGGCGGTCAACGGTACCGTCAAGCTGCTCGACTGGGCGGCCGGGAAGGGCGAGAAATGGGATGCGGCGATCGTCGGCGAACCGACCAATCCGAACGCGCTCGGCGACATGATCAAGATTGGGCGGCGCGGCTCGCTTTCAGGAGCGGTTATCGTGCGCGGCAGGCAAGGCCATGTCGCCTATCCGCATCTCGCCGACAATCCGGTCCCCGGCATCGTGGTGCTGGCCGAGGCGCTGATGCATCCTGCCTTCGACGAGGGCACGAAGGATTTCCAGCCGAGCAATCTCGAAGTGACCAGCATCGATGTCGGCAACAAGGCGACGAACGTCATACCGGCCAAGGCGGCTGCCTCGTTCAATATCCGGTTCAACGATCTGTGGGACGCCGGGCGCCTGCAGGCGGAAATCCATAACAGGCTCGACCGCGCCGCCGCGAAGCTGCGGGCGGACAAGACACCGCTCGATTTCGAGATTCAATGGCGCGACCGGCCAAGCCCCGTATTCCTGACCCGCGATCAGCATCTGATCGATGCCTTCGCCGGCGCTATCTCGGTCGTCACCGGACGGCAGCCCGAGCTTTCGACATCGGGCGGCACGTCCGACGCGCGCTTTATCAAGGACCATTGCCCGGTCATCGAATTCGGCCTTGTCGGCCAGACCATGCATATGGTCGACGAGCGGGTCGCACTTGCCGATCTGGAGACGCTGACCCGTATCTATCAACGTTTCCTGAGCGACTGGCTTCGCTGAAAATGCCATCTGCCGAGGAAATCCATCAGTACCTTCACGGTGCCTGGCGCATGATGCTCGGCAAGGCCGACGGGCTGCGCGAACTCGACCTTTCCGTCGACGGCTTCTGGAACTCGTTTTTCGCCGTCGCGATAGCGCTGCCGGCGCTGATCGTGAATTGGGTGACGATCGCCGACAGCTATGGCGATCTGGCGGTGGATTTCAACGATCGCTTCGCCATCTTCATCCGTCTCGGTATCATCGACCTTGCCGCCTGGCTGCTGCCGCTGGCCGGCCTGGCGGCGGTTGCACGGACGGTCAGGCTTGCCGACCGCTATGTCCACTATGTCGTCGCGAGCAACTGGGCGACGGCCATCGTCGCCTGGCTGATGGTACCGCCGGCAGCACTCCTCCTGATTCTGCCGGACGAGACCGATCTGGCGTGGTTTCTGTCGATTGCGATCTTCATTGCCTCGCAGATCTTCGTCTGGCGGATGACGAATGTGGCGATCGGCAAGGGCGCGACGATCGCCAGCGCCGTTTACGCGGGTATGCTCGTCGCGTCGATCGTCATTCTGATCGCGCTGCAGTGGCTACTCGGCCTGACGTAATCCCCTGGCCGGCATCAGTAATCGACCTTCACCAGATAGAGCCCATCGGGCGGGGCTACGGGTCCGCAGGCAGAGCGGTCGCATGCCTCCAGCGCGCGTTTGACGTCGCTTACATTCCATCCCCCTTCGCCGACGCGCTTCAGCGTGCCGACCATGGAGCGCACCTGATTGTGCAGGAAAGAGCGCGCCGTCGCGCGGATCTCGATCGCCTCGCCTGAGCGCGTCACGTCAAGCCTGTCGAGTGTCTTCACCGGGCTTTTCGCCTGACACTGGACGGAGCGAAAGGTGGTGAAATCGTGCTTCCCGACAAGCGCCTGCGCCGCCTCGTGCATGGCTTCCGCATCGAGCGGCTTCGGCACCCACCATGCCTGACGGCGAGCCAGAGCCAACGGCGCGCGGCGGTTGACGATGCGATAAAGATAATGTCGGCGGAGCGCCGAGAAGCGGGCGTCGAAATCACCGGCGACAATGGTCGCTGCCAGCACCGCGACCGTCTCGCCGGCGCTTGTCAGATGCGCGTTGACGGCGTCGCGCACCGTATCGGCCGGCCATTCCCTGGCAAGGTCAAGATGCGCCACCTGCCCCAGCGCATGCACGCCGGCATCGGTACGGCCGGCGCCGCGCAGCGAGACCTGCTCGCCGCAGAACGCTTCGACCGCCTGCTCCAGCGCCGCCTGCACCGAATGCTGGCCTCTCTGTCGCTGCCAGCCGGCATAAGGGCTGCCGTCATATTCGATGTCGAGGCGGTAGCGCGGCACGTTTCACCCACCGATCAGGCCGCGAGTTCCGACGAGAAGGCGCGGGGGTAGACAAGGCAGCCAGTTTCTGGCGCCTTATCCCAGTCGAGCGCCTGCAGCGCATCGCACTGATATTCGCTCTCGAAGCCTGCGGCGCGGGCGTGGGTGTAGCCGAAGCGGCCGTAATAGGCCGGATCGCCGAGCACGATAGAAAGCGTCTCGCCCGCCTCCTTCAACCTAACATGACCCTCGCGGATCAGCGCGCCGCCTATCCCCGAGCGATGAAAGGAAGGTTCGACCGCGAGCGGCGCCAGCGCCACGGCTCGGAACTCCTCCACGCCGTTCTTCACCAGGACGCGCGAGAACAGGATATGGCCGACGATCTGGCCCTCGTCTTCGGCGACAAGCTCAACGACCGTATCGCCGGCGGCGGCGAGCGCATCGACCAGTCCCGCCTCCGCCGGTTGGCCGAAGGCGTGCTCTTCGACTTTTCGGATCGCCTCCCGGTCGCGCGGCGTCGCCGCGCGGATCGACAGCATGCTCATGAGATCACCATTCCTTTTTCCATTTTGGCGCCGCGCAGGAAATCTGCCGCGCGAAGCGCCTTCCCGCCGGCGCGCTGCAGTTCTTGCAGGCGCACCGCGCCCTCGCCGCACGCAATCGTCAGCGGATCGTCCAATATCGTGCCGGGCGATCCGGTGCCCGGGCCAAGCGTCGAGCGCAACAGTTTCACCCGCTCTGCTCTGCCACCGACTGGCATCTCGCACCAGGCGCCCGGAAAGGGCGAGAGGCCGCGTATGTGGTTGTGCACTTCCGCTGCCGGCCGCGTCCAGTCGATGCGCGTCTCGGCTTTCTCGATCTTCTTCGCATAGGTGACGTCCTCGGCTGGCTGCGGGGAAAGCGCCAGGGTTCCCTCTTCTAGGGCCAGCAATGCGCGCACCATCAGTCCCGCACCGACTTCCATCAGTTCGTCATGCAGTTCGCCGGCGGTCATGTCGGCATGGATCGCTACCCTTTCCGTCAGCGCCACCGGGCCGGTGTCGAGGCCCTCGTCCATCTTCATCACCATCATGCCGGTCTCATTGTCGCCGGCCATGATAGCGCGCTGGATGGGCGCGGCGCCGCGCCAACGCGGCAGGAGCGAGGCATGGCCGTTGAACGCGCCAAGACGCGTGCCTTCGAGGATCGGCTTCGGCAGGATCAGGCCATAGCCGACGACCACGGCCGCGTCGGCGCCGAGCGCACGGAAGGCTTCCTGTTCCGCTTCATTCCTGAGCGAGAGGGGCGTGCGCACCTCAAGGCCGAGCTTTCGGG encodes:
- a CDS encoding type II toxin-antitoxin system Phd/YefM family antitoxin, coding for MQTVNLADAKTRLSELVNKAEAGETVCITRRGKLVAQIVPVPSKPRLIDLAALQAASSAIRPQPESAGDFMRRMRDDERY
- a CDS encoding type II toxin-antitoxin system VapC family toxin translates to MAISEWTITEFSTALSVKLRMGHLDPAEQEVALSAFRKNVIDSCIVLPISSDHFHSAARLADRHPLGLRAGDALHLAIAIESDATLCTLDKRLSESGQAIGAETLLL
- a CDS encoding pyrimidine 5'-nucleotidase, with amino-acid sequence MQNLPDAARFAHVTDWVFDLDNTLYPHHTNLFAQIDVKMTAYVANFLKLPLEEARKLQKELYLQYGTTLKGLMERHGIDADEFLRIVHDIDYSGLKPNPILGEAITSLPGRKFIFTNGDRGHAERTARALGILDHFDDIFDIVAAKLTPKPARETYDTFLGLHGIASSSAVMFEDLPRNLVAPKALGMTTVLIVPRDFQPTFTETWENDPEFTESVDFVTDDLAGFLGKIAPVR
- a CDS encoding copper chaperone PCu(A)C; its protein translation is MRQYSLHPIHRYTLQLAAALALTAASAVTAGAYPPAPPLHSYLRAIEQPTLAAAMKTMPDKAGGDTVTVGEIEIGSIWTRAMLPGQPVGGGYFSITNNGKSADRLLSISSPDAGHAEIHSMVMKDNVMVMRPVEGGLEIPAGETVELTPGHFHLMFMDVKKPFRKGDTVPVTLEFEKAGKVEINMPVGAANAKGAPESMDHSTDHMKMD
- a CDS encoding LOG family protein, with protein sequence MNPMEKSGWTPLAHSDEDLHVARSVPDTPQTRSPTYRLAYADDDFLTRRELRAVRLQLELLKTEMALAARGIQSTVILFGGARLPEPGADAWAAKNETQKKNLEANSRYYAEARRFAQLCSKESARSGYHEYVVVTGGGPGVMEAGNRGAADVGAPSIGLNIVLPHEQAPNLYVTPELCFNFHYFAIRKMHFMMRAKAVAVFPGGFGTMDEFFEALTLIQTGRMERVPVILFGKEFWDRAINLDFLAEQGTISPGDQDIISFVDTADAAWKIIADFYAGR
- the dapD gene encoding 2,3,4,5-tetrahydropyridine-2,6-dicarboxylate N-succinyltransferase, which gives rise to MPTADLASLEEIIDTAFEERETVSTATRGAVRDAVETALSLLDRGEARVAERRADGTWHVNQWLKKAVLLSFRLNPMEVIGNGPGGAVWWDKVPSKFDGWSTNEFEKAGLRAVPNCIVRRSAYIAKGVVLMPSFVNLGAYVGEGTMVDTWATVGSCAQIGKNVHLSGGVGIGGVLEPMQAGPTIIEDNCFIGARSEVVEGCIVREGSVLGMGVFIGKSTKIVDRATGEVFYGEVPPYSVVVAGALPGKPMGNGEPGPALYCAVIVKHVDEKTRSKTSINELLRD
- a CDS encoding DUF805 domain-containing protein, encoding MPLDSRQILWLFFGVSGRLSRAPYFLAGLFAQLVPAFILYRFTLVPETSGSSEVLATIFWLALILSVWSNITLGIKRLHDLGQPGIVAVSLLVPVVSYFVFIFLCFYPGNAGPNRFGAYTNSPR
- a CDS encoding inositol monophosphatase family protein, whose product is MTVHVSVDIQSRFELAKEIGRAAGALALAHFKARDRLVIESKENLHDVVSAADREVEELIRSRIAAGFPGDGVLGEEYGLAAGENEYIWVIDPIDGTIPFVAGMPSWCVSIAVLKGEKVVVGAIYAPCVDELYAAGEGLGATLNGRPLLLDNSLTIKNRTIGFGANHHASPEGVAGFIRRLLEEGGNFMRNGSGALTLAYVAAGKLAGYYEPYMHAWDCLGGYCLIAEAGGWHLPFPVAGAGLTSGASVIAAAPGAVDDLRRLAGV
- a CDS encoding glucose/quinate/shikimate family membrane-bound PQQ-dependent dehydrogenase, which translates into the protein MALLGLVLLGGGVWLIVLGGSWYYAVIGLGFLVTAYFLWRHSPTALWIYALVTFGTLVWAIYEAGFDWWRLAPRGDIIIIVGIWLLMPWVTRELRNPERPRHASAFSWNGLPLTAAVVAGIVVAAYAMATPTNDLTGSLPTAAAGGAKPNSNIPDGDWPVYGRTSAGLRYSPLTEITPANVAGLKVAWTYHTGDVRGEGDPVETTYEVTPLKIGNTLYLCTPHDIAIALDADTGKERWRYDPKIGKNINRQHQTCRGVTYDAPASAVGASVCKARILLPTSDARLIALDAETGKVCEDFADKGVIDLTANMPDLTPGFYYSTSPAVVARGLIIVGGAVNDNVSTQEPSGVIRAYDETTGKLVWNWDSGNPDATQPIAPGQTYTHNSPNSWSILSADPDLGLVYVPMGNAPPDQFGGNRSANVEKYSSSVVALDILTGQVRWVFQAVHHDLWDMDMPAQPELLDWHGPDGVVPALLQPTKQGDIYLLDRRTGKPLLPVTEKPAPTGAAKGDKTAPTQPISTISFNPARLTESDMWGATMFDQMACRILFRSLNYDGRYTPPSVKGSIIYPGNFGTFNWGGVAVDPVRQVIFATPVYLAFTSTLIPRANDTANYVSDGKPGLNENYGAPYAAKMEPFLSPIGLPCQAPPWGYVAGVDLRSGQTVYQHKNGTVRDLSPLPLPFRMGVPGIGGPMVTAGGLAFYSGALDYYVRAYDLTTGHKLWEHRLPAGGQATPMSYQGSDGRQYVLIVAGGHGSTGTKAGDAIIAYALPER
- the dapE gene encoding succinyl-diaminopimelate desuccinylase: MNGPTDPANNLAALIRCPSVTPADAGALAALAGMLEPLGFSIERPVFCEDGTPDIENLYARLSGNGKHLMFAGHTDVVPPGDETAWTHPPFAAETDNGFLYGRGAVDMKGGIACFVAAVARHIAEHGRLKGSISLLITGDEEGPAVNGTVKLLDWAAGKGEKWDAAIVGEPTNPNALGDMIKIGRRGSLSGAVIVRGRQGHVAYPHLADNPVPGIVVLAEALMHPAFDEGTKDFQPSNLEVTSIDVGNKATNVIPAKAAASFNIRFNDLWDAGRLQAEIHNRLDRAAAKLRADKTPLDFEIQWRDRPSPVFLTRDQHLIDAFAGAISVVTGRQPELSTSGGTSDARFIKDHCPVIEFGLVGQTMHMVDERVALADLETLTRIYQRFLSDWLR
- a CDS encoding transporter, with the protein product MPSAEEIHQYLHGAWRMMLGKADGLRELDLSVDGFWNSFFAVAIALPALIVNWVTIADSYGDLAVDFNDRFAIFIRLGIIDLAAWLLPLAGLAAVARTVRLADRYVHYVVASNWATAIVAWLMVPPAALLLILPDETDLAWFLSIAIFIASQIFVWRMTNVAIGKGATIASAVYAGMLVASIVILIALQWLLGLT